A part of Marinomonas rhizomae genomic DNA contains:
- the gss gene encoding bifunctional glutathionylspermidine amidase/synthase, whose translation MTSDSSRPIAPFGTLLGIAPGNVPVYSSDYDSADDNELPNRHAYRSYVDGIFMGYKWQCVEFARRWLYLNKGYIFDDVAMAYDIFRLTSARLIADESRLPLKSFRNGSLRHPEVGALLIWNEGGEFEVTGHVAIVTKVLPDRLYLVEQNVGHQVWEEGQDYSRVLDARISKDGGYWLRCSYGDASIMGWVIQTEDDLHAENIEPDDPALFDLQIRHVPNKGQASRAWLNIANLAEEAFVDMMGGHKLASRPEDDYKYMVMTESAERELKRATNELHALFMHATDYVLQNDDLLSSFNIPPALWPKIHQSWDNRRNQMITGRFDFSLSAQGIKVYEYNCDSASCYMEAGIIQDKWATHYGVAEGEGSATELVDELIEAWKNSAVKGVIHIMQDTDLEENYHALFMKRTMEKAGLDCKVIKGVSSLRWDEDGDVVDADGVKIRWVWKTWAWETALDQIRAECDDDEQRLRDYKTDAPRSEAPRLVDVLLRKDVMVYEPLWTLIPSNKAILPVLWLLFPDHPYLLESSFDLSDALKTNGYVSKPIAGRCGFNISLYDGKDDLMEETAGRFAHQDQIFQALWKLPDIEGYRSQVCTFSVAGHYAGSCLRVDPTLVITKDSDLMALRVIE comes from the coding sequence ATGACATCCGACTCCAGCAGGCCAATCGCGCCTTTTGGCACCCTGTTAGGTATAGCGCCAGGCAATGTGCCCGTTTACTCTTCCGACTATGATTCCGCCGATGACAATGAATTGCCCAACCGGCATGCCTATCGTAGTTATGTAGATGGCATTTTCATGGGCTACAAGTGGCAATGCGTTGAGTTTGCTAGGCGTTGGTTGTATCTCAATAAAGGCTATATCTTTGATGATGTTGCTATGGCTTATGATATTTTTCGTTTAACGTCAGCTCGGCTCATTGCCGACGAGAGCCGCTTGCCACTGAAATCCTTTCGCAATGGCTCATTACGACATCCTGAAGTCGGTGCTCTTTTGATTTGGAACGAAGGCGGTGAATTTGAAGTTACCGGCCATGTGGCGATTGTCACTAAAGTTTTACCGGATCGCTTATACTTGGTCGAGCAAAACGTCGGCCATCAAGTGTGGGAAGAAGGCCAAGATTACTCTCGCGTGCTTGATGCGCGTATCAGCAAAGATGGTGGTTATTGGCTGCGTTGCTCCTATGGCGATGCGTCCATTATGGGCTGGGTCATCCAAACTGAAGATGACCTGCACGCAGAAAATATTGAACCAGACGACCCAGCGTTGTTTGATTTACAAATTCGCCATGTACCAAACAAAGGCCAAGCTTCTCGTGCTTGGCTAAATATAGCGAATCTAGCGGAAGAAGCCTTTGTCGACATGATGGGCGGGCACAAACTCGCCAGTCGACCGGAAGACGACTACAAATACATGGTGATGACAGAGTCCGCTGAACGAGAACTAAAACGCGCGACCAATGAATTACACGCCTTGTTTATGCACGCTACCGATTATGTGCTGCAAAACGATGATCTGCTTTCTAGCTTTAATATACCTCCTGCCTTGTGGCCTAAAATCCATCAATCTTGGGACAACCGTCGCAACCAGATGATCACCGGACGCTTTGATTTCAGCCTGTCTGCTCAAGGCATCAAGGTATACGAATACAACTGCGACTCAGCCTCTTGCTACATGGAAGCCGGTATTATTCAAGACAAGTGGGCCACGCATTATGGCGTAGCGGAAGGCGAAGGTTCTGCGACAGAATTAGTCGATGAATTGATCGAAGCGTGGAAAAACAGTGCGGTAAAAGGTGTGATTCACATCATGCAGGACACAGACTTAGAAGAGAATTACCACGCGCTTTTCATGAAGCGTACCATGGAAAAAGCGGGGCTCGATTGCAAAGTCATCAAGGGCGTCAGTAGCTTACGTTGGGACGAAGACGGTGATGTGGTCGATGCTGACGGTGTCAAAATCCGTTGGGTATGGAAAACCTGGGCATGGGAAACGGCACTAGATCAAATCCGTGCCGAATGCGATGACGATGAGCAACGCCTTCGCGACTACAAAACCGATGCACCTCGCAGTGAGGCACCACGTTTAGTCGACGTTTTATTGCGTAAAGACGTCATGGTATATGAACCACTTTGGACACTTATTCCCAGTAATAAAGCGATTTTACCGGTTTTATGGCTGCTTTTCCCAGACCATCCCTATTTATTGGAATCGTCATTTGACTTAAGCGATGCATTAAAAACCAACGGTTACGTGAGTAAACCTATCGCTGGGCGTTGTGGCTTTAACATCAGCTTGTACGATGGCAAAGACGACTTAATGGAAGAGACAGCTGGGCGTTTTGCTCATCAAGATCAAATTTTCCAAGCCTTATGGAAGCTGCCTGATATTGAAGGATATCGCTCGCAAGTGTGTACTTTTTCGGTCGCGGGACACTACGCTGGCAGCTGCTTACGTGTTGATCCAACCTTGGTTATTACCAAAGACAGCGACTTAATGGCCTTGCGCGTTATCGAATAA
- a CDS encoding alkene reductase, producing the protein MTNTATNLFSPVKVGNLELPNRFIMAPLTRTRAPGHQPNALMAEYYAQRASTGLLITECTMVTEGTSAFGDDPGIYSAEQIEGWKLTTNAVHEKGGRIFMQIWHGGRACHPLLNGGKEAVSASAIAIDGETHTPEGKKPYTVPRALTVSEIKDIVGDFRQAAINAKEAGFDGVEIHGANGYLIDQFLRESSNQRTDEYGGSLENRVRFLTEVIEAVTGVFGSDRVGLRLSPLNSFQSMKEGDPLAWTRFLSEHLNRFNLAYLHLMRADFFGEQQADVVSVAREAYKGHLMVNMGYSPEEANQVLADNQADSVAFGKDILANPDFVERVQAGAELNEPNPNTFYTSGAVGYTDYPFMTA; encoded by the coding sequence ATGACAAACACAGCCACAAACCTGTTCAGCCCAGTAAAAGTGGGAAACTTAGAGTTACCTAATCGTTTTATCATGGCGCCTTTGACTCGCACACGTGCTCCTGGTCATCAGCCAAATGCCTTGATGGCAGAATATTATGCTCAACGCGCCAGCACAGGGTTGTTGATCACCGAATGTACTATGGTGACTGAGGGCACATCAGCCTTTGGTGATGATCCAGGTATATATTCCGCTGAACAGATCGAAGGCTGGAAGCTAACGACAAACGCCGTTCATGAAAAAGGCGGCCGTATATTTATGCAAATTTGGCATGGTGGTCGTGCTTGTCATCCGTTATTAAATGGTGGCAAAGAAGCTGTTTCTGCTAGCGCCATTGCAATCGATGGTGAAACTCATACACCTGAAGGCAAAAAGCCCTACACGGTACCTCGTGCATTAACCGTGTCTGAAATCAAAGACATTGTGGGAGATTTTCGTCAAGCGGCCATCAATGCAAAAGAAGCAGGTTTTGATGGTGTTGAAATTCACGGTGCCAATGGTTACTTGATTGATCAATTTTTGCGTGAAAGCTCTAACCAACGCACTGATGAATATGGTGGCTCCTTGGAAAATCGTGTCCGCTTCTTAACGGAAGTGATCGAAGCGGTAACAGGCGTATTTGGCAGTGATCGAGTTGGCTTGCGTCTATCTCCGCTCAATAGCTTCCAAAGCATGAAAGAAGGCGACCCACTGGCTTGGACTCGATTTTTGAGTGAGCACTTAAATCGCTTTAACTTGGCGTATTTGCATTTAATGCGTGCGGACTTCTTTGGCGAGCAGCAAGCTGATGTTGTCAGCGTTGCGCGTGAGGCTTACAAAGGTCATTTGATGGTAAACATGGGCTACTCGCCAGAAGAAGCCAATCAAGTGCTAGCAGATAATCAAGCGGACAGCGTGGCGTTTGGTAAAGACATTCTTGCCAACCCTGATTTTGTCGAACGTGTTCAGGCGGGCGCTGAATTAAACGAGCCTAATCCAAACACCTTCTACACATCTGGTGCCGTAGGTTATACCGATTATCCATTTATGACTGCGTAA
- the madM gene encoding malonate transporter subunit MadM — protein MFESLLLVSTKYSLITGFAVIGFTMWISYWLSEKLTHGRIHGSAIAILLGLTMAYFGGLFTGGSKGVVNVPLLSGIGLLGGSMLRDFAIVATGFGVKIDELKRAGMAGVTALFFGIFSSFIVGAIIAVMFGYTDAVSITTIGAGAITYIVGPVTGAAIGASSEVIALSIAAGLVKSILVMVMTPFVAPLIRLNNPRTAIIFGGLMGTSSGVAAGLAATDAKLVPYGCITAAFYTALGCLLGPSILFIAVRTILPG, from the coding sequence ATGTTCGAATCATTACTTTTAGTTAGCACGAAATACAGCTTAATTACCGGATTTGCTGTTATTGGTTTCACTATGTGGATCTCCTATTGGCTCTCAGAAAAATTGACTCATGGGCGTATTCATGGCTCCGCTATTGCTATTCTTCTTGGCCTAACAATGGCGTATTTCGGCGGTCTATTTACTGGTGGCAGTAAAGGCGTTGTAAACGTTCCTTTGTTGTCTGGTATCGGGCTGCTGGGCGGCTCAATGTTACGAGACTTTGCCATTGTCGCAACGGGCTTTGGCGTCAAGATAGACGAACTTAAACGCGCGGGAATGGCGGGTGTTACTGCCCTTTTCTTCGGTATTTTTTCTTCTTTTATCGTGGGCGCTATTATCGCTGTGATGTTTGGTTATACCGACGCCGTCAGTATAACGACTATAGGTGCGGGAGCGATTACTTACATTGTTGGGCCTGTCACAGGCGCTGCCATTGGCGCAAGCTCCGAAGTGATTGCCCTTTCTATCGCCGCAGGTTTGGTGAAATCTATCCTTGTGATGGTGATGACGCCTTTTGTAGCGCCACTTATTCGACTGAATAACCCAAGAACGGCCATTATCTTTGGCGGACTAATGGGCACATCGAGTGGTGTGGCGGCAGGGCTTGCTGCAACGGACGCAAAGCTGGTCCCTTATGGCTGTATTACTGCCGCTTTCTACACAGCGCTTGGCTGCCTGTTGGGGCCTTCTATTTTATTTATAGCCGTCAGAACCATTCTTCCAGGCTAA
- the madL gene encoding malonate transporter subunit MadL, with the protein MIIYGVALLSICTLAGISIGQILGHLMGLPANVGGVGIAMILLILISSYLNKKGYIDAKTEQGVEFWSAIYIPVVVAMAATQNVYGALSGGPMAILAGVMAVVVAFALVPVIDRMGSSGDKTSDNASKSTSNL; encoded by the coding sequence ATGATTATTTATGGCGTCGCGTTATTATCAATATGTACGTTAGCAGGAATTAGTATAGGTCAGATTTTGGGTCATTTAATGGGCCTTCCCGCAAATGTTGGCGGTGTTGGTATTGCCATGATCCTGCTGATTCTTATCAGTAGCTATTTGAACAAAAAAGGTTACATCGATGCAAAGACAGAACAAGGAGTCGAGTTCTGGAGTGCCATCTACATACCCGTTGTTGTCGCGATGGCAGCAACTCAAAACGTTTATGGTGCTTTAAGCGGTGGCCCAATGGCAATCCTTGCCGGTGTCATGGCGGTTGTCGTCGCATTTGCTTTGGTGCCTGTTATTGATCGCATGGGAAGCAGCGGCGATAAGACGTCAGACAATGCCTCTAAATCAACCAGCAATCTATAA
- a CDS encoding methionine aminotransferase, giving the protein MTISSTLTSKLPSVGTTIFTRMSALAAEKGAINLSQGFPDFPPDARLLARASQAILTGNNQYSPMTGLPILRDAIANLIERHYDRQVSALNEITVTSGASEAIFDAITALVHDGDEVILFDPAYDLYEPALSLAGGVCKRVTLTAPNFRPDWLAFAELLTDKTRLVLINTPHNPTGSCWLAEDLESLWQAIASRDIYVLSDEVYEFIHFGESAVSVHKHAELSKRSLVVSSFGKSFHLTGWKVGYVVAPTELTMELRKVHQFVSFCTATPLQQALGEHLTAEPEASTGLASFYRQKRDVLRGALANSRFKLLPCEGTYFQLLDYSAISDLDDVAFCEWLIDQVGVAAIPVSVFYQQAPRDQRIIRLCFAKEEITLLEAAQRLSQL; this is encoded by the coding sequence GTGACCATCTCTTCTACTCTTACTTCCAAATTACCATCCGTCGGCACCACTATTTTTACCAGAATGTCGGCATTAGCAGCGGAAAAAGGTGCGATTAATTTGTCGCAAGGCTTTCCAGATTTTCCACCTGATGCGCGATTATTGGCGCGTGCCTCGCAAGCGATTCTAACGGGTAATAACCAGTATTCTCCTATGACTGGTTTGCCAATATTACGAGATGCTATTGCTAACTTGATTGAGCGTCACTATGACCGTCAGGTCAGTGCTTTAAATGAAATTACGGTAACCAGTGGTGCGTCAGAAGCCATTTTTGATGCAATTACAGCGTTAGTGCATGACGGTGACGAAGTGATTCTGTTTGATCCCGCTTATGACTTATACGAGCCAGCGCTGAGCTTAGCGGGCGGTGTTTGTAAGCGAGTGACGTTAACCGCGCCAAACTTTCGCCCTGATTGGCTGGCATTTGCTGAATTACTTACCGATAAGACACGTTTGGTCTTAATTAATACGCCTCATAATCCGACGGGAAGCTGTTGGTTGGCAGAGGATTTAGAATCCTTATGGCAAGCTATTGCGAGCCGAGACATTTATGTCCTGTCTGATGAAGTGTATGAATTTATCCACTTTGGTGAATCCGCTGTTAGTGTTCACAAACACGCAGAGCTTTCAAAGCGTAGCTTGGTGGTATCGTCTTTTGGTAAAAGTTTTCACTTAACGGGCTGGAAAGTGGGTTATGTTGTGGCGCCAACGGAATTAACCATGGAACTGCGCAAAGTGCATCAATTTGTGTCCTTCTGCACAGCAACGCCTTTGCAACAGGCTTTGGGAGAACACCTAACCGCTGAACCTGAAGCAAGCACTGGCTTGGCCAGCTTTTATCGTCAAAAGCGCGATGTATTGAGAGGCGCATTAGCTAACAGCCGTTTTAAGCTATTGCCTTGTGAAGGCACCTATTTTCAATTATTGGATTACAGCGCGATCAGTGATTTGGACGACGTGGCGTTTTGCGAATGGCTTATTGATCAAGTCGGCGTGGCCGCGATTCCTGTGAGCGTTTTTTACCAGCAAGCGCCAAGAGATCAGCGCATAATTCGTCTATGTTTTGCTAAAGAAGAAATTACTTTATTAGAAGCCGCGCAAAGACTTTCTCAATTGTAA
- a CDS encoding bifunctional diguanylate cyclase/phosphodiesterase produces MKDEVLKVADIVSYQVADIQEHLVQSAYVFLSNLAVSPKLQDPDSDECRRFVVELLPLYSSYVNIGVPNRNGILTCNGMPLSQAVDVSDRSYIRDAITGRYFTSSGVQVDRVTGVPTVNFAYPILNQQNINDVVGAAVVVISLEWWRSFMERSQLPPRSVAYILDANNQSVATYPPGIKYVPPAVLDRFWRSEDGVNRVFHKRQIMDDEGNVQLTFLTGVAVDTALSAVNKRYIMITMVFSVLIILVLILMHFFFMRSILKPLNVLTDLAIRLGRNEKMPTNSPIGVKEMDYLQRRFLEMASLKQKAEQDIIEQAQTDRLTGISNRDAFSQILSDSLAQVDPQHGKLAVILLDLDNFKEINDTRGHEVGDAILQQIADRLIQYPFYAKCISRLGGDEFVFLFDDQQVDLSKVLMLAENIHSLVKQPYFVFNDNVMVSASCGVAVYPDDGRDSRALMGAVDQAMYHAKASGRNCVKRFDWSLQQALLDKVELIKDLNKALKNDEFFLVYQPIVDQAGKASKFEALIRWNHPEKGLVSPDQFIPAAEESGLIIDIGDWVIQEAKTALSTLQIARGQDVQIGVNVSPLQLLNRREGANVFLSSLMTDSGESNHGADETNGLIVEITENLLMELDEHTRQVLLDFRKNGIQVALDDFGTGYSSLAYIMNYDIDFLKIDQSFVQTLGPESSSSSLCEAIISMAHKLGITVVAEGVETRQQADLLLQFGCDYLQGYYFAKPLRLEEAIIYPIQQTL; encoded by the coding sequence GTGAAAGATGAAGTGCTTAAAGTCGCAGACATCGTGTCTTATCAAGTGGCTGATATTCAAGAGCACTTGGTTCAATCTGCGTATGTTTTTTTATCCAATCTTGCCGTTTCCCCTAAGTTACAAGACCCCGATTCTGATGAATGCCGACGCTTTGTTGTCGAGTTACTTCCCCTATACAGTAGCTATGTCAACATTGGCGTGCCAAATCGTAATGGGATTCTTACTTGTAATGGGATGCCATTATCTCAAGCAGTTGATGTCAGTGATCGCAGTTATATTCGTGACGCGATTACTGGTCGGTACTTTACATCTAGTGGTGTACAAGTTGATCGAGTGACAGGCGTGCCTACGGTTAATTTCGCTTACCCCATTTTAAATCAGCAGAATATAAATGACGTCGTCGGTGCTGCAGTGGTGGTTATTTCGTTAGAGTGGTGGCGCTCCTTTATGGAAAGAAGCCAATTACCACCGCGTAGTGTGGCGTATATTTTAGATGCTAATAACCAATCAGTAGCAACTTATCCCCCAGGCATTAAATATGTTCCTCCGGCCGTACTTGATCGCTTTTGGCGGTCAGAGGATGGCGTTAATCGTGTATTTCACAAGCGCCAGATAATGGACGATGAAGGCAATGTACAACTGACCTTCCTAACGGGCGTTGCGGTTGACACAGCGTTAAGTGCCGTAAATAAACGATACATTATGATCACTATGGTCTTTTCTGTTTTGATTATATTGGTTTTGATATTGATGCATTTCTTTTTTATGCGCTCAATATTAAAACCGTTAAATGTCTTGACGGACTTGGCCATTCGGTTAGGTCGAAATGAAAAAATGCCGACTAATAGTCCGATTGGGGTTAAGGAAATGGATTACCTACAGCGACGTTTCTTGGAAATGGCGTCATTGAAGCAAAAAGCAGAGCAAGACATTATTGAACAGGCTCAAACTGACCGTTTAACCGGCATTTCTAATCGTGATGCATTTAGTCAAATACTCTCTGATAGCTTGGCGCAAGTTGATCCACAACATGGGAAGTTAGCGGTTATTTTGCTCGATCTTGATAATTTCAAAGAAATAAACGATACCCGTGGGCACGAAGTCGGAGATGCTATTTTGCAGCAGATTGCTGACCGCCTCATACAATACCCTTTTTATGCTAAGTGCATTAGCCGCTTGGGTGGGGATGAATTTGTCTTCTTGTTTGATGATCAACAGGTTGATTTATCAAAGGTTCTTATGTTGGCAGAAAATATTCATAGCCTCGTCAAACAACCCTATTTTGTATTCAATGATAATGTGATGGTGTCAGCAAGTTGCGGTGTGGCGGTTTATCCTGATGATGGGCGTGACAGTCGAGCCTTAATGGGGGCCGTGGATCAAGCTATGTATCATGCGAAGGCCAGTGGTCGGAATTGTGTTAAACGCTTTGATTGGAGCTTGCAGCAGGCACTGTTAGATAAAGTCGAGTTGATTAAAGACTTAAATAAAGCGTTAAAAAATGATGAGTTCTTTTTGGTGTATCAGCCCATAGTCGATCAAGCCGGTAAGGCATCAAAATTTGAAGCCTTAATCCGTTGGAATCATCCAGAAAAAGGCCTTGTTAGCCCCGATCAATTTATTCCTGCCGCCGAAGAGTCCGGTCTTATCATAGATATTGGAGATTGGGTCATTCAAGAAGCGAAGACGGCATTATCTACACTACAAATTGCTCGAGGACAGGATGTGCAGATAGGGGTCAATGTATCTCCATTGCAGCTCTTAAATCGCCGTGAAGGTGCCAATGTGTTTTTATCGAGCTTGATGACCGACTCTGGTGAGTCAAATCATGGAGCAGATGAAACGAATGGTTTGATAGTGGAAATCACCGAAAATCTATTAATGGAGCTGGATGAGCATACTCGTCAAGTTTTATTAGACTTCAGAAAAAATGGTATACAAGTGGCGTTAGATGACTTTGGTACAGGTTATTCATCATTAGCGTACATAATGAATTACGACATTGATTTCTTGAAAATCGACCAAAGTTTTGTGCAAACACTGGGTCCTGAGTCCTCCTCTTCTTCCCTTTGTGAAGCAATTATTTCCATGGCTCACAAATTGGGAATTACGGTTGTCGCAGAAGGCGTTGAAACCAGACAACAAGCCGATTTATTGTTGCAGTTTGGCTGTGATTATTTGCAAGGATATTACTTTGCGAAGCCATTACGTTTAGAAGAGGCGATTATTTATCCAATTCAGCAAACTCTCTAG
- a CDS encoding GFA family protein — MSHLHAGSCLCGAVKFELEGEFKKFFLCHCSRCRKTSGTAHCANLFAPGATLSWLSGEDKLSFYRLEDTNFARTFCSVCGSNVPTDAKARGLVVVPAGCLDTDVDITPQAHIFLDSKGNWDESLGDIPTFDAMPS, encoded by the coding sequence ATGAGTCATCTTCACGCTGGATCTTGTTTGTGTGGTGCAGTTAAGTTTGAGTTGGAAGGGGAATTTAAGAAGTTTTTCCTTTGTCATTGTAGCCGTTGTAGAAAAACATCTGGCACGGCGCATTGTGCCAATCTATTTGCTCCAGGCGCTACGTTAAGTTGGTTAAGCGGCGAAGATAAACTCAGCTTTTATCGATTAGAAGACACTAACTTTGCTCGTACATTTTGCTCTGTTTGTGGCTCCAATGTCCCTACCGATGCGAAAGCTCGTGGTTTGGTTGTCGTACCGGCAGGTTGCTTAGATACAGATGTCGATATAACGCCACAGGCGCACATATTCCTAGACAGCAAAGGCAACTGGGATGAGAGCTTAGGCGATATTCCTACATTCGACGCTATGCCAAGCTAA